In a single window of the Caulobacter soli genome:
- the astD gene encoding succinylglutamate-semialdehyde dehydrogenase, with product MSGGVFIEGVWRAGVGPEAHSVDPTTGEVIWRQATAGPADVVAAVAAARKAFPAWADLPREERIAVLRRYKDALVARTATFAEALSRETGKALWETKAELGSMAGKVEASIKAYDERTGEHASDMAFGRAVLRHRPHGVMAVLGPFNFPGHLPNGHIVPALLAGDTVVFKPSEETPLAGQLLVEALEEAGVPAGVVNLVQGGREVGQALIDQEIDGLLFTGSAAAGAFFRRHFADRPDVILALELGGNNPLVVWDAGDAEAIAALVVQSAFITTGQRCSCARRLIVSDDAAGQAVIDAVTALSERLVIGPWNGREEPFMGPLISDRAAAMALSGAKAMPGKTVRAMTAVAGLSGAFVSPGLVDVTGESVPDEELFAPLLQVRRVGSFDEAIAAANATRYGLSAGLISNETSHWDHFLKRIRAGVVNWNRPTTGAAGTMPFGGLGSSGNHRPSAYYAADYCAYPVASFEAQGVVNTLGDIKGLRE from the coding sequence ATGAGCGGCGGCGTGTTCATCGAGGGCGTCTGGCGGGCTGGCGTGGGGCCGGAAGCCCATTCGGTCGATCCGACCACCGGCGAGGTGATCTGGCGTCAGGCGACGGCGGGTCCGGCCGACGTGGTGGCGGCGGTCGCGGCGGCGCGCAAGGCCTTCCCGGCCTGGGCCGACCTGCCGCGTGAAGAGCGGATCGCCGTGCTGCGACGCTACAAGGACGCGCTGGTCGCTCGTACGGCGACCTTCGCCGAGGCCCTGAGCCGCGAAACGGGCAAGGCGCTGTGGGAAACCAAGGCCGAGCTGGGCTCGATGGCCGGCAAGGTCGAGGCCTCGATCAAGGCTTATGACGAACGCACCGGCGAGCACGCCAGCGACATGGCGTTCGGCCGAGCCGTGCTGCGCCATCGTCCGCATGGCGTGATGGCGGTGCTGGGGCCGTTCAACTTTCCGGGCCATCTGCCCAACGGCCATATCGTGCCGGCGCTGCTGGCTGGCGACACGGTGGTGTTCAAGCCCTCGGAAGAGACGCCCCTGGCTGGCCAGTTACTGGTCGAAGCCCTTGAAGAGGCGGGCGTTCCGGCCGGCGTCGTCAACCTGGTCCAGGGCGGCCGCGAGGTTGGTCAGGCCTTGATCGATCAGGAGATCGACGGCCTGCTGTTCACCGGCTCGGCCGCCGCCGGAGCGTTCTTCCGACGTCACTTCGCCGATCGACCGGACGTGATCCTGGCTCTGGAACTGGGCGGCAACAATCCGCTGGTGGTCTGGGACGCCGGCGACGCCGAGGCCATCGCGGCCCTGGTCGTACAGTCGGCCTTCATCACCACCGGCCAGCGCTGTTCCTGCGCCCGACGGCTGATCGTGTCGGACGACGCGGCGGGACAGGCGGTGATCGACGCCGTGACGGCCCTGTCCGAGCGCCTGGTCATCGGTCCGTGGAATGGCCGCGAGGAACCCTTCATGGGGCCGCTGATCTCGGATCGCGCCGCCGCCATGGCCCTGTCCGGCGCCAAGGCCATGCCCGGCAAGACCGTGCGCGCCATGACCGCCGTCGCGGGGCTGAGCGGCGCCTTCGTGTCGCCGGGCCTGGTCGACGTGACGGGCGAGAGCGTGCCAGACGAGGAGTTGTTCGCACCGCTGCTGCAGGTGCGCCGGGTCGGCTCGTTCGACGAGGCGATCGCCGCCGCCAACGCCACGCGCTACGGCCTTTCGGCCGGACTTATCTCCAACGAAACAAGCCATTGGGATCACTTCCTGAAGCGGATCCGAGCTGGCGTCGTCAACTGGAACCGGCCGACCACCGGCGCGGCCGGGACCATGCCGTTCGGCGGTCTGGGCAGCTCGGGCAACCATCGGCCCAGCGCCTATTACGCGGCCGACTATTGCGCCTATCCGGTGGCCAGTTTCGAGGCGCAGGGCGTGGTCAATACCTTGGGCGACATCAAGGGCTTGCGGGAATGA
- a CDS encoding translocation/assembly module TamB domain-containing protein, with protein MPEAVAEAATKVARKIGWPGLIIIVSVSLVMLVAVLLGGVRLGAITPQGRAFLEARTSGLKIGRMGRLKIEGLTGDIWSAFGVRRLTISDEKGVWLDAADLYVDWRPAELFYRRFHADTISARQVVVLRRPTLTPKGKSSAAPLSVDLDKVALRLITRPEFSRQAGDFDLSGDYESQRLGGMKGNLQVLSRMHAGDHLKLVFDLGRDKTLLLDAVAREANGGALAGAMGLEPSRPFDLNAKAHGTFSQGAFTVLARSGDATPLKAGGAWTPQGGSATGHIDLAASTLTDREEQMFGADARFSIVGHKVGAFSDLDLKVDSQNLSLVAHGPADLGKRTTAPAGLTFSAKVGKLSRITAFPTMGAGAVDGIFHLTGDGFLIDGRVDVRDLSLLGYRLARAKGPATVGWKRGELNIKADATTEGGGGQGLLAVLGRSPSAQFEGARLKDGRFLIRSAKVQAPNLNIVAEGERGILGGLSFKGEAKVASLAPVHAGMAGQATAKWSVSQGVGKPWMLTMDARGGNFATGLAELDRLLGKTPRLNASASWANERLSVADAKLDGAATSMRSSGVLGPGAALAFKLDWTATGPFVAGPIEVSGKAKGTGAITGTLSTPKADLIADFDSIDVPRLPLKDAHVVLSFAKRTDGADGTASIEAGSQYGPAKGRAAFNFAPGGLELTDLDVDAGGAKAKGGVSLRSGRPATADLTVAIGPGAFLPQGRVSGTAKIADSAGGPVANLDLNVEDIVSGAWKVRHAAVKASGPMAHLPLTIDARGEAPSGRWNLKGSGVLTEAGEDYQLALDAAGAMARTEIKTRETAQIRFGGPRTAARLRLSVGDGSADLDADVGGDLATLRAQLTGVSLTAINPDMAGKVDGHLTLTGSGATLNGDFDANLIGARERGPRTDRALNAEIRGALRDNLMTISATSSNSQGLQAKAEVTLPTEASAKPFHLAIDRTRPVRGQFTAQGEIKPLWDLLGSSERSVSGKIDAEGDLAGTLADPRLTGRASLEGGRVDDGQTGLSLRDVIVRVALADNAIDVSQVSAGDGQGGSMSGSGRISLAREGLSSFKLDLKGFRVIDNELASATASGQTTVNRGADGKVKMVGALTIDRADVSAQTKTPAGVVSLDVIERNRPDELDQGIEARKVVPGSGMLLDVTLKAPRRIFVRGRGLDVELSLDAHVGGSTNSPQLDGEARMVRGEYDFAGKRFEFEETGTVRLATQLDRIRLDLTATREDPTLTAVVKVQGTAAKPEITLTSKPELPQDEVLSQVLFGSSAANLTPIEAAQLASALAALAGGGGFDVIGNLRSLAGLDRLSFADSATGMTVAGGKYVTDDVYVEIIGGGREGSSAQVEWRIRRALSLVSKIGSTGDTQLSVRWRKDYN; from the coding sequence ATGCCTGAAGCCGTCGCCGAGGCGGCGACCAAGGTCGCGCGCAAGATCGGCTGGCCGGGCCTGATCATCATAGTCTCGGTGAGCCTGGTGATGCTGGTCGCCGTGCTGTTGGGCGGCGTGCGCCTGGGCGCGATCACGCCACAGGGCCGCGCTTTTCTGGAAGCGCGCACCAGCGGCTTGAAGATCGGACGCATGGGCCGTCTGAAAATCGAGGGGCTGACGGGCGATATCTGGAGCGCGTTCGGCGTCCGTCGCCTGACGATCAGCGACGAGAAGGGCGTCTGGCTCGACGCCGCCGACCTCTATGTCGATTGGCGGCCGGCCGAACTGTTCTACCGTCGCTTTCACGCCGACACGATCAGCGCCCGCCAGGTGGTGGTCCTGCGTCGGCCGACCCTGACCCCCAAGGGCAAGTCGAGCGCCGCGCCGCTGTCGGTGGACCTGGACAAGGTCGCCCTGCGCCTGATCACCCGGCCCGAGTTCAGCCGCCAGGCGGGCGATTTCGACCTGAGCGGCGACTACGAGTCCCAGCGGCTAGGCGGGATGAAGGGCAATCTTCAGGTGCTGAGCCGCATGCATGCCGGCGACCACCTGAAGCTGGTCTTCGACCTGGGGCGCGACAAGACCCTGCTGCTGGACGCCGTGGCCCGTGAGGCCAACGGCGGAGCCCTGGCCGGAGCGATGGGCTTGGAGCCGAGCCGGCCCTTTGACCTGAACGCCAAGGCCCACGGCACCTTCAGCCAGGGCGCGTTCACCGTGCTGGCAAGGTCGGGCGACGCCACGCCGCTGAAGGCCGGCGGCGCCTGGACGCCGCAGGGCGGCTCGGCGACCGGCCACATCGATCTGGCGGCCTCGACCCTGACCGACCGCGAAGAGCAGATGTTCGGGGCGGACGCACGCTTCTCGATCGTCGGTCACAAGGTCGGCGCGTTCAGCGACCTCGACCTGAAGGTCGACAGCCAGAACCTGAGCCTCGTCGCTCACGGTCCGGCCGACCTGGGCAAGCGGACCACCGCGCCGGCGGGTCTGACCTTCAGCGCCAAGGTCGGCAAGCTTTCGCGGATCACCGCGTTTCCGACCATGGGCGCCGGCGCCGTGGACGGGATCTTCCATCTGACCGGCGACGGTTTCCTGATCGACGGCCGCGTCGATGTCCGCGACCTTTCCTTGCTGGGCTACCGCCTGGCGCGGGCCAAGGGGCCCGCGACCGTCGGCTGGAAACGTGGCGAGCTGAACATCAAGGCCGACGCCACGACCGAGGGCGGCGGCGGGCAGGGGCTTCTGGCCGTGCTGGGGCGCTCGCCCTCGGCCCAGTTCGAGGGGGCGCGGCTTAAGGACGGGCGTTTCCTGATCCGTTCGGCCAAGGTGCAGGCGCCGAACCTGAACATCGTCGCCGAAGGCGAGCGCGGCATACTGGGCGGCCTGTCCTTCAAGGGCGAGGCCAAGGTCGCCTCCCTGGCCCCGGTGCATGCCGGCATGGCCGGGCAGGCGACCGCCAAATGGTCGGTCAGCCAGGGCGTGGGCAAGCCGTGGATGCTGACCATGGACGCGCGGGGCGGCAACTTCGCCACCGGCCTGGCGGAACTGGACCGCCTGCTAGGCAAGACTCCGCGCCTCAACGCCAGCGCCTCGTGGGCCAATGAGCGGCTGTCCGTGGCCGACGCCAAGCTGGACGGCGCGGCGACTTCGATGCGCAGTTCCGGCGTGCTCGGTCCGGGCGCGGCCTTGGCCTTCAAGCTCGACTGGACCGCGACGGGGCCGTTCGTCGCCGGTCCGATCGAGGTCTCCGGCAAGGCCAAGGGCACGGGCGCCATCACCGGAACCCTGTCGACCCCCAAGGCGGATCTTATCGCCGACTTCGATTCCATCGACGTACCGCGCCTGCCGCTGAAGGACGCCCATGTGGTGCTGTCCTTCGCCAAGCGTACCGACGGCGCCGACGGTACGGCGTCGATCGAGGCCGGCAGCCAGTACGGCCCGGCCAAGGGGCGGGCCGCTTTCAACTTCGCGCCGGGCGGGCTGGAACTGACCGATCTGGACGTCGACGCCGGTGGGGCCAAGGCCAAGGGCGGGGTCTCGCTGCGCAGCGGTCGCCCGGCCACCGCCGACCTGACGGTGGCGATCGGCCCGGGCGCCTTCCTGCCCCAGGGGCGCGTGAGCGGCACGGCCAAGATCGCGGACTCCGCCGGCGGGCCCGTGGCCAATCTTGACCTGAACGTCGAGGACATCGTGAGCGGGGCCTGGAAGGTCCGGCACGCGGCGGTCAAGGCTTCGGGCCCGATGGCGCATCTGCCCCTGACCATCGACGCGCGGGGCGAGGCGCCGTCCGGGCGCTGGAACCTGAAGGGCTCGGGCGTGCTGACCGAGGCCGGCGAAGACTATCAACTGGCCCTCGACGCGGCCGGCGCCATGGCGCGCACCGAGATCAAGACCCGCGAAACCGCGCAGATCCGGTTCGGCGGTCCGCGCACGGCGGCTCGCCTGCGGCTGTCGGTGGGCGACGGCTCGGCCGATCTCGACGCCGATGTCGGCGGCGACCTGGCCACGCTCCGCGCTCAGCTGACGGGCGTCAGCCTCACCGCGATCAATCCCGACATGGCCGGCAAGGTCGACGGCCACCTGACGCTGACCGGCTCGGGCGCGACGCTGAACGGCGACTTCGACGCCAACCTGATCGGCGCTCGCGAGCGCGGCCCCAGGACCGACCGCGCGCTGAACGCCGAGATCCGCGGCGCGCTGCGCGACAACCTGATGACCATCAGCGCCACCAGCTCCAACAGCCAGGGTCTCCAGGCCAAGGCCGAGGTGACGCTGCCGACCGAGGCCTCGGCCAAGCCGTTCCATCTGGCGATCGACCGCACCCGCCCGGTGCGCGGCCAGTTCACGGCGCAGGGCGAGATCAAGCCGCTGTGGGACCTGCTGGGCAGCTCCGAGCGCAGCGTGTCGGGCAAGATCGACGCCGAGGGCGACTTGGCCGGCACCCTGGCCGATCCCCGCCTGACCGGTCGCGCCAGCCTGGAAGGCGGTCGCGTCGACGATGGCCAGACCGGCCTCAGCCTGCGCGACGTCATCGTGCGCGTGGCCCTGGCCGACAACGCCATCGACGTCAGCCAGGTTTCGGCCGGCGACGGTCAGGGCGGCAGCATGTCGGGTTCGGGCCGGATCAGCCTGGCGCGCGAAGGCCTCAGCAGCTTCAAGCTGGACCTGAAGGGCTTCCGGGTCATCGACAACGAACTGGCCTCGGCCACCGCCAGCGGCCAGACCACGGTCAATCGCGGCGCTGACGGCAAGGTCAAGATGGTTGGGGCCCTGACCATCGACCGCGCCGACGTCTCGGCCCAGACCAAGACCCCGGCCGGCGTGGTCTCGCTGGACGTGATCGAGCGCAACCGTCCGGACGAGCTGGACCAGGGCATCGAGGCCCGCAAGGTCGTGCCGGGCAGCGGCATGCTGCTGGACGTCACGCTCAAGGCTCCCCGGCGGATCTTTGTGCGGGGCAGGGGCCTGGACGTCGAGCTGTCGCTGGACGCTCACGTCGGGGGTTCGACCAACAGCCCGCAGCTCGACGGCGAGGCCCGGATGGTGCGCGGCGAATACGACTTCGCCGGCAAGCGCTTCGAATTCGAGGAAACGGGGACGGTGCGCCTGGCCACCCAACTGGACCGCATCCGGCTGGACCTGACCGCGACGCGCGAGGACCCGACCCTGACAGCCGTGGTCAAGGTGCAGGGCACGGCGGCCAAGCCGGAGATCACCCTGACCTCCAAGCCGGAGCTGCCGCAGGACGAGGTGCTGTCCCAGGTGCTGTTCGGCTCGTCGGCCGCCAACCTGACCCCGATCGAGGCCGCCCAGTTGGCCTCGGCGCTGGCGGCCTTGGCCGGTGGCGGCGGCTTCGACGTGATCGGCAACCTGCGCAGCCTGGCCGGGTTGGACCGACTGTCCTTCGCCGACAGCGCGACGGGCATGACGGTCGCCGGCGGCAAATACGTGACCGACGACGTCTATGTCGAGATCATTGGCGGCGGGCGCGAAGGGTCTTCGGCCCAGGTCGAGTGGCGCATCCGACGCGCGTTGTCGCTGGTCTCCAAGATCGGCAGCACGGGCGACACCCAGCTTTCGGTGCGCTGGAGAAAGGACTACAACTAA
- a CDS encoding arginine N-succinyltransferase has translation MLVVRPAMPADFDSLMELAVLSGRGFTSLPEDEQTLRARLNLSQASFHSEVAAPEAWYTLMLEDLAEGDVVGVAGVKAGVGLKRPHFSFRVVTLAQSSPTLDKRFDHRALVLVNECAGWSEVGSLFLKPERRKGGAGRLLAQSRYMLIGLEPQRFAEMVLAELRGWFDDDGSCPFWDHVASKFFRLEFDEADRMSASTDGQFILDLAPRHPIYAELLPQAASETIGRVHREGEAARAMLETEGFRFSGLIDIFDAGPTVAARRDDIKTVREGRRLRVRLGEDAYGEEALIASGAVARFRAVRAPVLVDGESAIIGRDAAAALGVKDGEMVRVKA, from the coding sequence ATGCTCGTTGTTCGTCCCGCGATGCCCGCCGACTTCGACAGCCTGATGGAACTGGCCGTGCTGTCGGGCCGGGGCTTCACCAGCCTGCCGGAGGACGAGCAGACCCTGCGCGCCCGTCTGAACCTGTCCCAGGCCAGCTTCCATTCCGAGGTCGCCGCGCCCGAGGCCTGGTACACCCTGATGCTCGAGGACCTGGCCGAAGGCGACGTCGTCGGCGTGGCCGGGGTCAAGGCGGGCGTGGGTCTGAAGCGCCCGCATTTCTCGTTCCGCGTCGTGACCTTGGCGCAGTCTTCTCCCACCTTGGACAAGCGTTTCGACCACCGGGCCCTGGTGCTGGTCAACGAGTGCGCCGGCTGGTCGGAGGTCGGTTCGCTGTTCCTCAAGCCCGAGCGCCGCAAGGGCGGGGCGGGGCGGCTGCTGGCCCAGTCGCGCTACATGCTGATCGGCCTGGAGCCGCAGCGCTTCGCCGAGATGGTGCTGGCCGAGCTGCGCGGCTGGTTCGACGACGACGGCAGCTGTCCGTTCTGGGACCACGTGGCCAGCAAGTTCTTCCGGCTGGAGTTCGACGAGGCCGACCGGATGAGCGCCTCGACCGACGGCCAGTTCATCCTGGACCTGGCGCCGCGCCATCCGATCTATGCCGAACTGCTGCCCCAGGCGGCCTCCGAGACCATCGGCCGGGTGCACCGCGAAGGCGAGGCGGCGCGGGCCATGCTGGAGACTGAAGGCTTCCGGTTCTCGGGCCTGATCGACATCTTCGACGCCGGCCCGACGGTGGCGGCGCGGCGCGACGACATCAAGACGGTGCGCGAGGGGCGTCGGCTTCGGGTGCGACTGGGCGAGGACGCCTATGGCGAGGAGGCGTTGATCGCCTCGGGCGCGGTGGCTCGCTTCCGGGCGGTGCGCGCGCCGGTGCTGGTCGATGGCGAGAGCGCGATCATCGGACGGGACGCCGCGGCGGCCCTGGGCGTCAAGGATGGCGAAATGGTGCGGGTGAAGGCATGA
- a CDS encoding hydrolase: MRLNDEDRAVLRHLADQGPLIIDRAVAWCAINSGSRHLAGLERQRQVLLEAFGNLPAAPTDIPLGASPEVGSDGRVGEQAHPAAIAVVVRPEAPVQVVLTGHYDTVYPETSGFRTVTTRPDGALHGPGIADMKGGISVMLAALEAFERHPLAHNVGYRVLLSPDEEIGSVASAPILAEFARQGHVGLTYEPALADGALASARKGSGNFHIAVHGKAAHAGRDFAAGRNAVMEAARIAQALHALNGLRDGVTCNIAKIDGGSPLNMVPDVAVVRFNVRFPAAEDAAWFEDEVAKIVASTGEGLHAHLHGRITRGAKPFNAAQQRLFGAVKEAGALLGQDIAWKPSGGVCEGNNLFASGLPNVDTLGVRGGDIHSEAEHAWPDSFVERAQLSALILMKLASGEIDGPALRAAMTDLAETV, encoded by the coding sequence ATGCGACTCAACGACGAGGATCGCGCCGTTCTGCGACATCTGGCCGACCAAGGTCCCCTGATCATCGATCGGGCGGTGGCTTGGTGCGCCATCAACTCCGGCAGCCGGCATCTGGCCGGGCTGGAGCGCCAGCGGCAAGTTTTGCTCGAAGCCTTCGGAAATCTGCCGGCCGCGCCGACCGATATCCCGCTGGGCGCCTCGCCCGAGGTCGGGTCCGACGGTCGGGTCGGCGAGCAAGCCCACCCGGCGGCCATCGCCGTGGTCGTGCGGCCCGAGGCGCCGGTCCAGGTCGTGCTGACGGGGCACTACGATACCGTCTATCCCGAGACCTCCGGCTTTCGGACCGTGACCACGCGTCCGGACGGCGCCCTGCACGGGCCGGGGATCGCCGACATGAAGGGCGGCATCTCGGTGATGTTGGCGGCGTTGGAGGCGTTCGAGCGCCATCCGCTGGCCCACAACGTCGGCTATCGCGTGCTGCTCTCGCCGGACGAGGAGATCGGCTCGGTCGCCTCGGCCCCGATCCTCGCCGAGTTCGCCCGGCAGGGGCATGTGGGCCTGACCTATGAGCCGGCCTTGGCCGACGGAGCCCTGGCCAGCGCTCGCAAGGGCTCGGGCAATTTCCACATCGCGGTTCATGGCAAGGCCGCCCACGCCGGGCGCGACTTCGCCGCCGGCCGCAACGCGGTGATGGAGGCCGCGCGGATCGCCCAGGCCCTGCACGCCTTGAACGGGCTGCGCGACGGCGTGACCTGCAACATCGCCAAGATCGATGGCGGCTCGCCGTTGAACATGGTGCCCGACGTGGCCGTGGTTCGCTTCAACGTCCGTTTCCCGGCCGCCGAAGACGCCGCCTGGTTCGAGGACGAGGTCGCCAAGATCGTCGCCTCGACAGGCGAGGGGCTGCACGCGCACCTGCATGGCCGCATCACCCGTGGCGCCAAACCCTTCAACGCCGCCCAGCAACGGCTGTTCGGCGCTGTGAAGGAAGCCGGCGCTCTGCTCGGACAGGACATCGCCTGGAAGCCGTCCGGCGGGGTCTGCGAAGGTAACAACCTATTCGCCTCGGGCCTGCCCAATGTCGACACCCTGGGGGTGCGCGGCGGTGACATCCACAGCGAGGCCGAGCACGCCTGGCCCGACAGTTTCGTCGAGCGCGCCCAGCTGTCGGCCCTGATCCTGATGAAACTAGCCAGCGGCGAGATCGACGGTCCCGCCTTGCGCGCCGCCATGACCGACCTCGCGGAGACCGTTTGA
- the astB gene encoding N-succinylarginine dihydrolase produces the protein MISGAVEANCDGLVGPTHSYVGLSPGNIASQTNAGEASNPRAAVLEGLTKMRKLADWGVPQFVLPPHERPDLALLRSIGFSGSDAQVLEKAWKDAPALAAAACSASPMWAANAATVTPSADTTDGRVHFTPANLLTNLHRSLEGEQTARSLRRLFPDRDRFAVHDPLPAQPHFADEGAANHVRLCADHGEAGVNLFVWGREAWERWEGRYPARQTREAFEAVERRHGAGRGVFARQGRAAINGGAFHNDVVCVGTRECLLFHERAFEDRAAMEADVRRAAEGLFEPAFVEISEADLPMEDLVKSYLFNSQLLVLPGEDRLVLLAPGETRDNPRAHAAAQALASSNGPIGRVEYVDVRQSMRNGGGPACLRLRVVLTQAELAATNPGQRFDATLHQRLDAWAEHRYRDRLAPVDLADPALIVEGREALDELTAILGLGGDFYPFQRAA, from the coding sequence ATGATCTCCGGCGCGGTCGAGGCCAATTGCGACGGCCTGGTCGGGCCGACCCATTCCTATGTCGGCCTGTCGCCGGGCAATATCGCCAGCCAGACCAACGCCGGTGAGGCCTCCAACCCGCGCGCCGCGGTGCTGGAGGGCCTGACCAAGATGCGCAAGCTGGCCGACTGGGGCGTGCCGCAGTTCGTGCTGCCGCCGCACGAGCGGCCGGATCTGGCCTTGTTGCGATCGATCGGCTTTTCGGGTTCGGACGCCCAGGTGCTGGAAAAGGCCTGGAAGGACGCGCCGGCCCTGGCGGCCGCCGCCTGTTCCGCCTCGCCGATGTGGGCCGCCAACGCCGCCACGGTCACGCCCAGCGCCGACACCACCGACGGTCGCGTGCACTTCACCCCGGCCAACCTGCTGACCAATCTGCACCGCAGCCTGGAGGGCGAGCAGACCGCCCGCAGCCTGCGTCGACTGTTTCCCGATCGCGATCGGTTCGCCGTTCATGATCCGCTGCCAGCCCAGCCGCACTTCGCTGATGAGGGGGCGGCCAACCATGTCCGGCTCTGCGCCGACCATGGCGAGGCTGGGGTCAACCTGTTCGTCTGGGGACGCGAGGCGTGGGAACGCTGGGAAGGCCGCTATCCGGCCCGCCAGACCCGCGAAGCCTTCGAAGCGGTCGAGCGCCGCCACGGCGCGGGGCGGGGTGTCTTCGCCCGCCAGGGACGGGCGGCGATCAATGGCGGCGCCTTTCACAACGACGTGGTCTGCGTCGGCACGCGCGAGTGCCTGCTGTTCCACGAGCGCGCCTTTGAGGACCGCGCGGCGATGGAAGCCGACGTCCGCCGGGCCGCCGAAGGCCTCTTCGAACCGGCCTTCGTCGAGATCAGCGAGGCTGACTTGCCGATGGAAGACCTGGTGAAGAGCTATCTCTTCAACTCCCAACTCCTCGTCCTGCCAGGCGAAGACCGCTTGGTGTTGCTGGCGCCTGGTGAAACCCGCGACAACCCGCGGGCCCACGCCGCGGCTCAAGCCCTGGCCAGTTCGAACGGGCCGATTGGACGGGTGGAATATGTCGATGTCCGTCAGAGCATGCGCAATGGCGGTGGTCCGGCCTGCCTGAGGCTGCGGGTGGTGCTGACGCAAGCCGAACTGGCGGCGACCAATCCCGGCCAGCGGTTCGACGCGACCTTGCATCAACGTCTGGACGCCTGGGCCGAGCATCGCTACCGCGACCGTCTGGCTCCGGTCGATCTCGCCGATCCGGCGTTGATCGTCGAAGGCCGTGAGGCGCTGGACGAGTTGACGGCGATCCTCGGCCTTGGCGGTGACTTCTATCCATTCCAGCGCGCCGCTTAG
- a CDS encoding autotransporter assembly complex protein TamA, whose product MVRKRFALGVTAAALLAAGHASAAEPAASITGVEDKALREAIQRAMTEAKAPPRSRSEARRRARDAGDDAVQVLRSEGYYGYVVEPDVTEAEPPRAILKITPGPVFVIADPKVAWSGAPPDEGVVQRAESVIRLTPGAPGRAADVLAAEGRVVAEVQQLGYADAEADPREVIVDHADHTLRPTFHIAAGDLTHVDGIQVITQGRSNPAWVQHLAPWKSGDVYEPDDIAELERRLRDTGVYDTVSVSLAPKDKVLPDGLRPVIVTLADRKAKTLELAASYSTTDGPGVDAKWIRYNRLRRADTTTLTARLAKLDSRLEAELALPHWQRSQQTLKLNTAIFRDNTDAYVETGGHIGADLTRRLSTTVYRTYGVSLDLSQVDSPTTVNGVTTDVRQNFATFTLLGAQAWDRSDNVLDPTKGWRLDVRAEPTAITGDLTMAFLKVQAQTTAYLPFGEGARTVLAGRFKAGQILGGTMPDVPASNRFYAGGGGSVRGYAYQAIGPRIDNTTTPQGGLSLLESSLELRHKFTEKWGGVAFVDAGAVGVNEWPKGQDFGVGVGVGVRYDLGFGPIRADIAMPISKRDGDPSFQVYISIGQAF is encoded by the coding sequence TTGGTGCGTAAGAGATTTGCCCTTGGCGTGACCGCGGCGGCCTTGTTGGCCGCCGGCCACGCCAGTGCGGCCGAACCCGCGGCCAGCATCACGGGCGTCGAGGACAAGGCGCTGCGCGAAGCGATCCAACGCGCCATGACCGAGGCCAAGGCGCCGCCGCGCAGCCGTTCGGAAGCCCGTCGGCGCGCCCGGGACGCCGGCGACGACGCGGTTCAGGTGCTGCGCTCGGAAGGCTACTATGGCTACGTCGTCGAACCGGACGTCACCGAAGCCGAACCGCCGCGGGCGATTCTCAAGATCACGCCGGGACCGGTGTTCGTCATCGCTGACCCCAAGGTGGCCTGGAGCGGCGCTCCGCCGGACGAAGGCGTGGTTCAGCGAGCCGAAAGCGTCATCCGCCTGACGCCGGGCGCGCCAGGACGCGCCGCTGACGTCCTGGCCGCCGAGGGGCGCGTCGTGGCCGAGGTGCAGCAGCTGGGCTATGCCGACGCCGAGGCCGATCCGCGTGAGGTGATCGTCGACCACGCCGACCATACGCTGCGGCCGACCTTCCACATCGCGGCCGGCGACCTGACCCATGTCGACGGCATTCAGGTGATCACTCAAGGCCGGTCCAATCCGGCCTGGGTGCAGCACCTGGCGCCGTGGAAGTCGGGCGACGTCTACGAGCCCGACGACATCGCCGAACTGGAGCGCCGACTGCGCGACACGGGGGTGTACGACACCGTGTCGGTCTCGCTGGCGCCCAAGGACAAGGTGCTGCCCGACGGCCTGCGCCCCGTGATCGTCACCCTGGCCGACCGCAAGGCCAAGACCCTGGAACTGGCCGCCAGCTACTCCACCACCGACGGCCCTGGCGTGGACGCCAAGTGGATCCGCTACAACCGTCTTCGTCGCGCCGACACCACGACCCTGACGGCGCGACTGGCTAAGCTGGACAGCCGTCTGGAAGCCGAACTGGCGTTGCCGCACTGGCAGCGCAGCCAGCAGACCCTGAAGCTCAACACCGCCATCTTTCGTGACAACACGGACGCCTATGTCGAAACGGGCGGCCACATCGGCGCGGACCTGACGCGACGGCTGAGCACCACCGTCTACCGCACCTACGGCGTTTCGCTGGACCTGTCGCAGGTCGATTCGCCCACCACCGTGAACGGCGTGACCACCGACGTCCGGCAGAACTTCGCCACCTTCACCCTGCTGGGCGCCCAGGCCTGGGACCGGTCCGACAACGTGCTGGATCCGACCAAGGGCTGGCGGCTGGACGTGCGGGCCGAGCCCACCGCCATCACCGGCGACCTGACCATGGCCTTCCTGAAGGTGCAGGCCCAGACCACGGCCTATCTGCCGTTCGGCGAGGGCGCGCGCACCGTGCTGGCGGGACGCTTCAAGGCTGGCCAGATCCTGGGCGGAACCATGCCGGACGTACCGGCCTCGAACCGTTTCTACGCCGGCGGCGGCGGTTCGGTGCGCGGCTACGCCTACCAGGCCATCGGCCCCCGGATCGACAACACCACCACCCCGCAAGGCGGCCTGTCGCTCTTGGAGAGTTCGCTCGAACTGCGCCACAAGTTCACGGAGAAATGGGGCGGCGTGGCCTTCGTCGACGCCGGCGCCGTCGGCGTCAACGAGTGGCCCAAGGGGCAGGATTTCGGCGTCGGCGTCGGTGTCGGCGTTCGCTATGACCTGGGCTTTGGGCCGATCCGGGCTGACATCGCCATGCCGATCAGCAAGCGCGACGGCGACCCGTCGTTCCAGGTCTATATCAGCATCGGGCAGGCCTTTTGA